One window of Papaver somniferum cultivar HN1 chromosome 9, ASM357369v1, whole genome shotgun sequence genomic DNA carries:
- the LOC113309297 gene encoding calmodulin-7 translates to MADQLTDDQISEFKEAFSLFDKDGDGCITTKELGTVMRSLGQNPTEAELQDMINEVDADGNGTIDFPEFLNLMARKMKDTDSEEELKEAFRVFDKDQNGFISAAELRHVMTNLGEKLTDEEVDEMIREADVDGDGQINYEEFVKVMMAK, encoded by the exons ATGGCAGATCAACTCACTGACGATCAGATCTCTGAATTTAAGGAAGCTTTCAGCTTATTCGACAAGGATGGAGATG gttGCATCACAACCAAGGAGCTCGGAACAGTTATGCGATCACTAGGACAAAATCCTACAGAGGCTGAACTTCAGGACATGATTAATGAGGTTGACGCTGATGGAAATGGTACCATTGATTTTCCGGAGTTCCTCAACCTTATGGCCAGGAAAATGAAGGATACCGACTCTGAGGAAGAACTTAAGGAGGCCTTCCGAGTGTTTGACAAGGACCAGAATGGTTTCATTTCCGCAGCTGAGTTGCGCCATGTCATGACCAACCTAGGCGAGAAGCTCACTGATGAGGAGGTTGACGAGATGATCCGAGAAGCTGATGTTGACGGTGATGGTCAGATCAACTATGAGGAATTCGTCAAAGTCATGATGGCCAAGTGA